The following proteins come from a genomic window of Galactobacillus timonensis:
- the recO gene encoding DNA repair protein RecO codes for MNDRVTGLILNQTDYRENGALVTVLTRQYGRITLSARGIRKLTSKNAASLFPYTKGEFLFDYKPGRTIFALRTAETKQFYSHIHTDLKAQCTAAVIAEIADNLSSEQAVGVNPETIYDLCEQAFTLVDQDERSDLVLAVYMARSLDLFGIGPQVDGCAIDGDVHVQSISAAAGGFLCPACTLKEHALVRTPQELRQFRLVNKAQLEHLEILKPLVAKADWINDILESFFEIHGSMYLKSWNLYRQVR; via the coding sequence ATGAATGATCGGGTTACGGGACTGATTCTGAATCAGACGGATTATCGGGAAAACGGGGCGCTTGTGACGGTGCTTACGCGGCAGTACGGACGGATCACGCTGAGTGCGCGCGGCATCCGCAAGCTGACAAGCAAAAATGCGGCGTCTCTTTTTCCGTATACGAAGGGTGAATTTCTGTTTGACTATAAGCCGGGCAGGACGATCTTTGCGCTGCGTACCGCGGAAACAAAACAGTTCTATTCGCATATTCATACCGATCTGAAGGCACAGTGTACGGCGGCTGTGATCGCAGAAATCGCTGATAATCTGAGCAGTGAGCAGGCCGTCGGCGTGAATCCGGAAACAATCTATGATCTTTGTGAACAGGCATTTACCCTGGTAGATCAGGATGAGCGCAGCGATCTGGTGCTTGCTGTCTATATGGCGCGGAGTCTGGATCTTTTCGGCATCGGTCCGCAGGTGGATGGCTGTGCAATTGACGGAGATGTGCATGTGCAGTCAATCTCGGCGGCAGCAGGCGGCTTTCTCTGTCCTGCCTGTACGTTGAAGGAGCATGCGCTGGTCCGTACGCCGCAAGAGCTTCGCCAGTTCCGACTGGTGAACAAGGCGCAGCTGGAGCATCTTGAAATTCTCAAGCCTCTGGTAGCAAAGGCGGACTGGATTAATGACATTCTGGAGTCCTTCTTCGAAATCCATGGCAGCATGTATCTGAAGTCATGGAACCTGTACCGTCAGGTGCGCTGA
- a CDS encoding glycine--tRNA ligase has protein sequence MEKTFDKIVSHAKNTGFVFPGSEIYGGLSNAWDFGPYGVLLKDNIKRAWQKKFIQEDPNNVELQAAILMNPRVWEASGHLKGFSDPMMDCRKCHTRHRADQLIENWSQGKVSCEGWTNEQMEQFIKDNNIPCPDCGGHDFTPIRQFNLMFKTFQGTLEDAKSTVYLRPETAQGMFVDFRSIQRAYRKKLPFGVGQIGKSFRNEITPGNFIFRTREFEQMEMEFFCKPGEDDKWFPYWRQFCMNWILSLGGKKENLRFRDHSKEELSFYSKATTDIEYAFPWGWGELWGIADRTDYDLTNHMKASGEDLRYLDPQTNEKYLPYVVEPAVGVERLFLMFFTDAYDEEQLENGDTRIVMHFHPVIAPVKCAVLPLRKKVHGDKAMEIRQSLSFDFATEYDDSGSIGKRYRRQDEIGTPYCVTVDDQTLEDGTVTLRDRDTMEQKRLSVEDLRSYILAQIRF, from the coding sequence ATGGAAAAGACGTTCGATAAAATTGTTTCGCATGCAAAGAATACCGGTTTTGTTTTCCCGGGGTCTGAAATATACGGCGGCCTGAGCAATGCCTGGGACTTTGGTCCTTACGGTGTTCTTTTGAAGGATAACATCAAGCGGGCATGGCAGAAGAAGTTCATTCAGGAAGATCCGAACAATGTGGAGCTGCAGGCGGCGATTCTGATGAATCCGCGTGTCTGGGAGGCTTCGGGTCATCTGAAGGGATTCTCGGATCCGATGATGGACTGCCGCAAATGCCATACGCGTCATCGGGCGGATCAGCTGATTGAGAACTGGTCGCAGGGCAAAGTGTCCTGTGAAGGATGGACCAATGAGCAGATGGAGCAGTTCATCAAGGACAACAACATTCCGTGCCCCGACTGCGGTGGACACGATTTTACGCCGATCCGTCAGTTCAACCTGATGTTCAAGACGTTCCAGGGAACGCTGGAAGATGCCAAGAGCACGGTTTATCTGCGTCCGGAAACGGCCCAGGGCATGTTCGTAGATTTCCGCAGCATTCAGCGTGCGTACCGCAAGAAGCTGCCGTTTGGCGTCGGTCAGATCGGCAAGAGCTTCCGCAATGAGATTACGCCGGGCAACTTCATTTTCCGTACCCGTGAGTTTGAGCAGATGGAAATGGAGTTCTTCTGCAAGCCGGGTGAGGATGATAAGTGGTTCCCGTACTGGCGGCAGTTCTGCATGAACTGGATTCTGTCGCTTGGCGGCAAGAAGGAGAATCTGCGCTTCCGTGATCATTCGAAGGAAGAGCTTTCCTTCTATTCCAAGGCTACGACAGATATTGAATATGCATTCCCGTGGGGCTGGGGTGAGCTCTGGGGTATCGCTGATCGTACCGACTACGATCTGACAAATCATATGAAGGCTTCCGGTGAAGATCTGCGCTATCTCGATCCGCAGACCAATGAGAAGTATCTGCCGTATGTCGTGGAGCCGGCGGTCGGTGTAGAACGCCTGTTCCTGATGTTCTTTACGGATGCCTATGATGAGGAACAGCTTGAGAACGGAGATACGCGTATCGTAATGCATTTCCATCCGGTCATTGCACCGGTGAAGTGTGCTGTTCTGCCGTTGCGCAAGAAGGTACACGGTGATAAGGCAATGGAGATCCGCCAGTCGCTGAGCTTTGACTTTGCGACGGAATATGATGATTCCGGTTCGATCGGCAAGCGCTACCGCCGTCAGGATGAGATCGGTACTCCGTATTGCGTGACAGTTGATGATCAGACGCTGGAAGACGGCACGGTGACGCTGCGTGATCGTGACACGATGGAACAGAAGCGTCTGTCGGTGGAAGATCTGCGCTCCTATATCCTTGCTCAGATCCGGTTCTAA
- a CDS encoding TetR/AcrR family transcriptional regulator C-terminal domain-containing protein, with the protein MKSSETKQLLIEGLKECMRRKQLEDITVREIVEAAGVSRQTFYRSYLDKYDLANQYFDQLLNLSFAEMGSGKTLHESLVRKFEYIRSERIFFTNAFRTDTQNNLKQHDFEMITAFYDNLIREKTHHDPDPEIQNLLEMYCQASIYKTGQWILSGMETAPNDLANLMIDAMPPKLYALFERLHVID; encoded by the coding sequence ATGAAAAGCTCTGAAACCAAACAGCTCCTTATCGAAGGTCTCAAGGAATGCATGCGCCGCAAGCAGCTCGAAGACATCACCGTACGTGAAATCGTCGAAGCCGCCGGCGTATCAAGGCAGACCTTCTATCGCAGCTACCTCGACAAGTATGACCTGGCCAATCAGTACTTTGATCAGCTGCTGAATCTTTCCTTTGCCGAAATGGGCAGCGGAAAGACACTTCACGAAAGCCTGGTCCGCAAATTCGAATACATCCGCAGCGAACGCATCTTCTTCACCAATGCCTTCCGCACCGATACGCAAAACAATCTGAAACAGCACGACTTTGAGATGATCACCGCCTTCTATGACAATCTGATCCGCGAAAAAACGCATCACGATCCGGATCCGGAAATTCAGAACCTGCTGGAAATGTACTGTCAGGCAAGCATATACAAGACGGGCCAGTGGATCCTTTCCGGAATGGAAACTGCGCCCAATGACCTTGCCAATCTCATGATCGATGCCATGCCGCCAAAACTCTACGCCCTCTTTGAACGTCTCCACGTCATTGACTGA
- a CDS encoding Na/Pi cotransporter family protein produces the protein MELSSIQWDMILGGFGLFMFGIEFMGSGLKSVAGDRMRTYIDRYTSKPWSAMLIGFVITVLMQSSSASTAITIGLVRAGLMTLSQAAGIILGANIGSTFTALLISLNIGKASLYIVFAGCMLICFSKKRKIQYMGNVLLGFGLIFYGLSAMGDSLTALKDLPEFSAFALKMSNSPALSLGTGIVMTMIVQSSAATIGVIQKLFDAGAITLSAALPFIFGANIGTTITGILAAMGGSLSARRTACMHTVFNIFACIGGMLLRKPYTALIVAMTNHFSLSPMMEIAFTNITFNSAAALILFPFLKQFVALICRIIPGEEPQRPQIDINSLDASLALQLPAAAIFEAEKAMEQMVKIVHEDIKETRQFFNSKGTADDKQMLDQEESLINNCDKRITDFLISVSMRASIPPSDKEDIRINLETVKNLERIGDLAMNLEEFYLMVNEDNGSFSANAMKDINSMYDYLSEMLDQAWKIHQSRDDSLFPALMVMEAKMDALEVSARNAHFVRMEKGECNSAVAGSVFTDILATLERMGDHCVNIATSALSAANDPDKLKHNQETIQSSQDDARRN, from the coding sequence ATGGAGCTGTCATCCATTCAATGGGACATGATTCTTGGCGGGTTCGGCCTTTTCATGTTCGGCATTGAGTTCATGGGAAGCGGTCTCAAATCCGTGGCGGGCGACCGCATGCGCACGTATATTGACCGCTACACTTCCAAACCATGGAGCGCGATGCTAATAGGATTTGTCATTACCGTCCTGATGCAGTCATCATCCGCATCCACGGCAATTACCATTGGTCTTGTACGGGCCGGGCTCATGACGCTCTCACAGGCGGCCGGCATTATTCTCGGCGCCAACATCGGCTCCACCTTTACGGCTCTTCTGATCTCTCTCAACATTGGTAAGGCAAGTCTCTACATCGTCTTTGCCGGCTGTATGCTCATATGTTTCTCCAAGAAGCGAAAAATACAGTATATGGGCAATGTGCTGCTCGGCTTCGGCCTGATCTTCTATGGCCTGAGTGCCATGGGCGACAGCCTGACGGCACTCAAGGATTTGCCGGAGTTCAGCGCCTTCGCTCTTAAAATGAGCAACAGCCCTGCTCTGAGCCTTGGAACCGGCATCGTCATGACGATGATCGTACAGTCTTCTGCAGCGACGATCGGCGTCATTCAGAAGCTGTTTGATGCCGGCGCCATTACCCTGTCAGCAGCGCTGCCCTTCATCTTCGGTGCAAACATCGGTACGACAATCACCGGCATTCTTGCCGCCATGGGCGGATCGCTCAGCGCAAGACGGACCGCGTGCATGCATACGGTATTCAATATCTTCGCCTGCATCGGAGGAATGCTGCTCAGAAAGCCCTATACGGCATTGATTGTGGCGATGACGAATCACTTCTCCCTTTCGCCGATGATGGAAATCGCGTTTACCAACATCACCTTCAATTCGGCGGCAGCCCTGATTCTGTTCCCGTTCCTGAAGCAGTTTGTCGCTCTTATCTGCCGGATTATTCCGGGCGAAGAACCGCAGCGTCCGCAGATCGACATCAACAGTCTCGATGCATCACTTGCTCTGCAGCTGCCGGCAGCCGCTATCTTCGAAGCTGAAAAAGCGATGGAACAGATGGTTAAGATCGTCCATGAAGACATCAAGGAAACGCGGCAGTTCTTCAATTCCAAAGGAACCGCCGACGATAAGCAGATGCTGGATCAGGAAGAATCCCTCATCAACAACTGCGACAAGCGCATCACCGACTTTCTGATCAGCGTCTCGATGCGAGCGTCGATTCCACCTTCCGACAAGGAAGATATCCGGATCAACCTGGAAACGGTGAAGAACCTGGAAAGAATCGGCGACCTTGCCATGAACCTGGAAGAGTTCTACCTCATGGTCAATGAAGATAACGGCAGCTTCTCTGCAAATGCCATGAAGGACATCAATTCCATGTATGACTATCTTTCCGAAATGCTGGATCAGGCATGGAAGATTCATCAGAGCCGTGATGACAGCCTCTTCCCTGCCCTGATGGTGATGGAGGCGAAGATGGATGCCCTGGAAGTATCGGCCCGCAACGCCCATTTTGTACGCATGGAAAAAGGCGAATGCAACAGTGCCGTCGCCGGTTCCGTCTTCACGGATATTCTGGCGACGCTGGAACGTATGGGTGACCATTGCGTCAATATCGCGACCTCGGCTCTCTCCGCAGCCAATGATCCCGATAAGCTCAAGCATAATCAGGAAACAATACAAAGTTCCCAGGACGATGCCAGACGGAACTGA
- the cdd gene encoding cytidine deaminase encodes MKKEELIAEAWKAQKNSYAPYSKYHVGAAIETADGKVFWGANIENASFGATSCAERNAVFAAYSNGYRKKDLVALAIVSDGPRIAAPCGICRQVFAELTDEHMPIYLTNGREEVDTDIEALLPMQFLEEDVLR; translated from the coding sequence ATGAAAAAGGAAGAACTGATTGCCGAGGCCTGGAAGGCACAGAAAAACAGCTATGCGCCGTATTCGAAATACCATGTCGGAGCGGCGATTGAAACAGCGGACGGAAAAGTGTTCTGGGGTGCCAATATTGAAAATGCCTCTTTCGGGGCGACGAGCTGTGCCGAGCGCAATGCAGTGTTTGCGGCGTATTCCAACGGCTATCGCAAGAAGGATCTGGTGGCGCTGGCGATTGTCAGCGATGGTCCGCGGATTGCGGCACCGTGCGGCATCTGCCGGCAGGTGTTTGCGGAGCTGACCGATGAACATATGCCGATCTATCTGACCAACGGCAGGGAAGAAGTGGATACGGATATTGAGGCGCTTCTGCCGATGCAGTTTCTGGAAGAGGATGTGCTTCGATGA
- the era gene encoding GTPase Era: MRSGFVALAGRPNAGKSTLINALVKQKIAIVSEKAQTTRSEIRGIVNRPDAQIVFTDTPGVHKSTNRLEERMFQETGNVLAGTDLIYLVVDGTKSFGRGDEFVLRMVQNAGVPVFLIFNKIDRMTKEEVLENLLSWQKRFRFAEFFPISALEGNDFRELIDTTISYLPEGEALYPADEITDSSEDFQIAEIVREKILYCAQQEVPHASGVLVERRETEEDGVEHIDALVLVEKDGQKGILIGKHGAMLGRITQEAQRDIEKLLGHKVHLTLFIRVENEWRNKDRAIETFGYGNIDD; this comes from the coding sequence ATGAGGAGCGGATTTGTTGCGCTGGCGGGACGTCCCAATGCCGGTAAAAGTACGCTGATCAATGCTCTGGTGAAACAGAAGATCGCCATCGTATCCGAAAAGGCACAGACGACGCGCAGTGAGATCCGCGGCATTGTCAACCGTCCGGATGCGCAGATCGTCTTCACCGATACGCCGGGCGTACATAAAAGTACGAACCGTCTTGAGGAGCGGATGTTCCAGGAGACGGGCAATGTCCTTGCCGGAACCGATCTGATCTATCTTGTGGTTGACGGGACGAAATCGTTCGGGCGCGGGGATGAGTTTGTGCTGCGCATGGTTCAGAATGCCGGTGTTCCGGTGTTTCTGATTTTCAATAAGATCGACCGGATGACGAAGGAAGAGGTTCTGGAAAACCTGCTGAGCTGGCAGAAACGGTTCCGGTTTGCGGAATTCTTCCCGATCTCGGCTCTGGAAGGAAATGATTTCAGAGAATTGATTGATACGACGATCAGCTATCTGCCGGAGGGTGAGGCTCTCTATCCGGCGGATGAGATTACGGATTCTTCGGAAGACTTCCAGATTGCGGAAATCGTTCGGGAGAAGATCCTTTACTGTGCGCAGCAGGAAGTGCCGCATGCCAGCGGTGTTCTTGTGGAGCGCAGAGAAACGGAAGAGGACGGCGTCGAGCATATCGATGCGCTGGTGCTGGTGGAAAAGGATGGCCAGAAGGGCATCCTGATCGGCAAGCACGGTGCAATGCTCGGCCGGATTACGCAGGAAGCGCAGCGTGATATTGAGAAGCTTCTCGGGCACAAGGTTCATCTCACGCTTTTTATCCGGGTTGAAAATGAGTGGCGCAACAAGGACCGCGCGATTGAGACCTTCGGATACGGAAATATTGACGATTGA
- the ybeY gene encoding rRNA maturation RNase YbeY, whose protein sequence is MEITLINRTNQPVEMYRKDFEKIAANAKKKLHLAPTCTISVTFVRSRTIHVINRDYRGIDRPTDVISFAARDYSFANELEEEEEDLGDLFINIDYARRQAALYGHSVEREICFLFTHGLLHCCGYDHMKPEDEKVMFALQDEILDPVMPRK, encoded by the coding sequence ATGGAAATAACGCTGATCAACCGGACCAATCAGCCCGTTGAAATGTACCGGAAGGATTTTGAAAAGATCGCTGCCAATGCTAAAAAAAAGCTTCATCTGGCTCCGACCTGCACCATTTCTGTCACCTTTGTGCGTTCGCGTACGATTCACGTGATCAACCGTGACTATCGGGGAATCGACAGGCCGACGGACGTGATCAGCTTTGCGGCGCGCGATTATTCCTTTGCCAATGAACTGGAAGAAGAGGAGGAGGATCTGGGGGATCTTTTCATCAATATCGACTATGCCAGACGTCAGGCCGCTCTGTACGGTCACAGCGTGGAGCGTGAAATCTGCTTTCTTTTTACCCATGGTCTGCTGCACTGCTGCGGGTATGATCATATGAAGCCGGAAGATGAAAAGGTGATGTTTGCGCTGCAGGACGAGATTCTTGATCCGGTGATGCCGCGGAAATGA
- a CDS encoding diacylglycerol kinase family protein: MKGLKKKFLPAFAGLADGFRDSGIRVQYILALCAVMAGFVLKLSAGEWIAVIVCIGMVVASEMLNTCIEKLCDLYTMEEDARIKMIKDLAAGAVLVAGVASLACAIIILIRHIS, from the coding sequence ATGAAGGGCCTGAAGAAAAAATTTCTGCCGGCGTTTGCTGGTCTTGCAGACGGGTTCAGAGACAGCGGCATCCGTGTGCAGTACATTCTGGCTCTGTGTGCAGTGATGGCAGGATTTGTTCTGAAGCTTTCTGCTGGGGAATGGATTGCGGTCATTGTGTGCATCGGAATGGTGGTCGCATCCGAGATGCTCAATACATGCATCGAAAAGCTGTGCGACCTGTATACGATGGAAGAAGATGCGCGGATCAAAATGATCAAGGATCTGGCGGCAGGAGCGGTGCTGGTGGCGGGAGTTGCGTCACTTGCCTGTGCCATCATCATTCTGATCAGGCATATTTCATAA
- the fucO gene encoding lactaldehyde reductase: MANRISLNGTSYHGFGAIKEIIPEVKSRGFHKAFIASDPDLIKFHVTEKVTKLLDESGLPYEIYSDIKPNPTIENVQHGVQAFKDSGADYILAIGGGSSMDTSKAIGIIIANPEFADVRSLEGVAPTNNPSVPIIAVPTTAGTAAEVTINYVITDVEKQRKFVCVDTHDMPIIAVVDPDMMSSMPKGLTASTGMDALTHAIEGYTTKAAWEMTDMFHLEAIRLISENLRAAVANDPKGREGMALGQYIAGMGFSNVGLGIDHSMAHTLSAHYDTPHGVACAMFLPITMEFNREYTGEKYREIARAMGVKGVDEMSQEEYRDAAINAVKQLSKDVGIPEKNEKIREEDLDQLAEDALNDACYPGNPREATKEQVIAMFRQLM; this comes from the coding sequence ATGGCTAATCGCATTTCACTTAACGGAACTTCGTATCATGGCTTCGGCGCCATCAAGGAGATCATACCCGAAGTCAAAAGCAGAGGCTTCCACAAGGCTTTCATCGCCTCCGATCCGGATCTGATCAAGTTCCATGTCACGGAAAAGGTCACAAAGCTTCTCGACGAATCCGGCCTGCCCTATGAAATCTATTCCGATATCAAACCGAATCCGACCATCGAAAATGTCCAGCATGGTGTACAGGCATTCAAGGACTCCGGCGCCGACTACATTCTTGCCATTGGCGGCGGCTCTTCCATGGATACGTCCAAGGCCATCGGCATCATCATTGCCAACCCCGAATTCGCAGACGTACGTTCCCTGGAGGGTGTAGCACCTACCAACAATCCGAGCGTCCCGATCATCGCCGTACCTACGACCGCCGGAACGGCTGCCGAAGTAACGATCAACTACGTCATCACCGATGTTGAAAAGCAGCGCAAGTTCGTCTGCGTCGATACGCATGATATGCCAATCATTGCCGTCGTCGATCCGGACATGATGTCTTCGATGCCCAAAGGCCTGACTGCTTCCACCGGCATGGACGCCTTGACGCATGCAATTGAAGGCTATACGACAAAAGCCGCCTGGGAGATGACCGACATGTTCCACCTCGAAGCCATCCGTCTGATTTCGGAAAATCTGCGTGCCGCCGTTGCCAACGATCCGAAGGGCCGCGAAGGAATGGCACTTGGCCAGTACATTGCCGGCATGGGCTTCTCCAACGTCGGCCTAGGCATTGATCATTCCATGGCTCATACGCTCAGCGCCCATTACGATACGCCGCACGGTGTCGCCTGCGCCATGTTCCTGCCGATCACAATGGAATTCAACCGCGAATATACGGGAGAAAAGTATCGTGAAATCGCAAGAGCCATGGGCGTCAAGGGCGTCGATGAAATGAGCCAGGAAGAGTATCGCGACGCCGCCATCAACGCGGTTAAGCAGCTCTCCAAAGATGTCGGCATCCCCGAAAAGAACGAAAAGATCCGTGAAGAAGATCTCGATCAGCTCGCCGAAGATGCACTGAACGATGCCTGCTATCCGGGCAATCCCCGCGAAGCGACCAAGGAACAGGTCATTGCCATGTTCCGCCAGCTGATGTAA
- a CDS encoding ISL3 family transposase yields MINKESITRILRLGDDSADVTDVQISSDTIEVTLQKKDQVMFCPECGCRMESKGIRVRKVNHPVMQDGYKLILHVKERKWHCRNCNFYTHDRFNFLEDYKQNTSLVPIMIVNEMKDLHVTARQVAVRFNVSDTYVMTTFMQYVNMPRLKFTEAICVDEVHMVYDRRDLYSLVIMDFKSGQVIDMLPNSYESTSQEYFLNIPREERAGVKYLICDMYKPYINYVQRYFYNAIAIVDSFHVIQLIINRIRQYIRMVMKKYQELDRKELKEKNYRNNASHKTMRESREVTYLRRYDYFLLKNHDDIDFTAGWRTSKRGNEYYFDPYVYEKNFLGLDKNFSKIRDLKELYVQFNKRHVNDPEGASEDLNKIIDTYQNSDLSMFREIAVTLKTYHDNIVNSFTYISGADRKNSNEMMTRLSNGPMEGFNVLPKDLKRQSRGVSNFEYTRNRILWATREQKPMLAIPRSREDVHTSTGKKRGPYSKQSGKQDTSLDK; encoded by the coding sequence ATGATTAACAAAGAAAGTATAACAAGGATTTTGAGACTTGGTGATGATTCTGCAGACGTCACCGATGTTCAGATAAGCAGCGACACTATTGAGGTCACTCTGCAGAAGAAAGATCAGGTGATGTTCTGCCCTGAATGCGGATGCCGGATGGAATCTAAAGGTATTCGTGTGCGAAAGGTAAACCACCCTGTCATGCAGGACGGCTATAAGCTGATTCTGCACGTCAAAGAACGCAAGTGGCACTGCCGAAACTGTAATTTCTATACGCACGACCGATTCAATTTTCTGGAGGACTACAAGCAGAACACCTCGCTGGTCCCGATCATGATCGTAAATGAGATGAAAGACCTGCATGTCACGGCCAGGCAGGTTGCTGTACGCTTCAATGTATCAGATACCTATGTTATGACAACATTTATGCAGTACGTGAATATGCCCCGCCTGAAATTCACGGAGGCGATCTGTGTGGATGAGGTTCACATGGTATATGACCGTAGAGATCTGTACAGCCTGGTAATCATGGATTTCAAGAGCGGTCAGGTGATTGATATGCTGCCAAACAGCTATGAGAGCACTTCACAGGAATACTTCCTCAATATCCCGAGGGAAGAGCGTGCAGGCGTCAAGTATCTGATCTGCGATATGTACAAGCCATATATCAATTACGTGCAGAGATACTTCTACAATGCCATTGCGATCGTTGATAGTTTTCATGTGATTCAGCTGATCATCAACCGGATCAGGCAGTATATTCGCATGGTCATGAAGAAATATCAGGAGCTCGACAGAAAGGAACTGAAAGAAAAGAATTACAGAAATAACGCAAGCCATAAGACGATGCGTGAATCACGCGAGGTCACTTATCTGAGACGTTATGACTACTTCCTTCTGAAAAATCATGATGACATCGACTTCACGGCTGGCTGGCGTACTTCAAAACGCGGAAATGAATATTACTTTGATCCCTACGTTTATGAGAAGAATTTCTTGGGACTGGACAAGAACTTTTCGAAGATTCGTGACCTCAAAGAATTGTATGTCCAATTCAATAAGAGACACGTCAACGATCCCGAAGGAGCTTCGGAAGATCTGAATAAGATCATTGATACTTATCAGAACAGTGATCTCTCCATGTTCAGGGAGATTGCTGTCACTCTGAAGACGTATCATGACAACATCGTCAACTCTTTTACCTACATCTCCGGAGCTGACAGAAAGAACTCTAACGAGATGATGACACGACTGTCCAACGGCCCCATGGAGGGATTTAACGTCCTGCCAAAGGATCTCAAAAGACAATCCAGAGGCGTCAGTAATTTCGAATACACCCGCAACAGAATCCTTTGGGCAACACGTGAGCAGAAACCAATGCTTGCGATACCTCGCAGCCGCGAAGACGTTCATACTTCTACCGGAAAGAAGCGCGGCCCATACAGTAAACAAAGCGGCAAGCAGGATACCTCATTAGATAAATAA